The Lactuca sativa cultivar Salinas chromosome 2, Lsat_Salinas_v11, whole genome shotgun sequence genome includes a window with the following:
- the LOC111916050 gene encoding cytochrome P450 CYP72A219 produces MDAVTNTVAISCAIAVILCAWHLVNILWVRPKKLEKHLRNQGFNGNKYRFLYGDMKEFSLMVKESKSKPLSLDDDDGVLKRVVAFTHHSLQKHGKNFITWTGWKPRVTIMDPDLIKEVFVKLNDFHKLEPSPMTKFIATGLVTYEGDQWTKHRKLINPAFHMEKLKNMVPAFQLSSSEMIGKWEKLISSKGSCELDIWPDLQALTSDVISRTAFGSNYEEGLQIFELIREQSVLVQEAVMSVYIPGSRFLPTKRNRRMNSIDRKVKHSIRGIINNKLKAMEAGEGNNSDLLGIMLESNIREVNEHQNKNHGMTIDEVIEECKLFYFAGQETTSGLLVWTMILLSKHQEWQSRAREEVLNVLGDKNVDLERLNHLKVISMIFYEVLRLYPPIVGLFRRVDKDITLGGFSLPSGTHIELPIMNIHYDEKMWGTDAKKFNPDRFSEGISKATKNQVIYFPFGWGPRICVGQNFALIEAKIALAMILQKFSFELSPSYIHAPHKLLTLQPQYGAHLIIHKL; encoded by the exons ATGGATGCAGTGACAAACACAGTGGCAATCTCATGTGCTATAGCAGTTATACTATGCGCATGGCATTTGGTAAACATTTTGTGGGTGAGACCAAAAAAGCTCGAAAAGCACCTGCGGAATCAAGGTTTCAATGGAAACAAATACAGATTTTTGTATGGGGACATGAAAGAGTTTTCTTTGATGGTCAAAGAATCCAAATCTAAGCCTTTAAGTCTGGATGACGATGATGGAGTTCTAAAACGCGTTGTGGCATTCACCCATCATTCTTTGCAAAAACATG GTAAAAATTTCATCACATGGACAGGATGGAAACCAAGAGTGACTATTATGGACCCTGATCTCATCAAAGAAGTATTTGTAAAGTTAAATGACTTTCATAAGCTGGAACCTTCTCCAATGACAAAGTTTATAGCAACAGGATTAGTAACATACGAAGGGGACCAATGGACTAAACATAGGAAATTAATCAACCCAGCCTTCCATATGGAGAAGCTAAAG aataTGGTACCAGCTTTCCAGTTAAGTAGCAGCGAAATGATTGGGAAGTGGGAGAAGTTGATTTCATCAAAGGGGTCATGTGAGCTCGATATTTGGCCTGACCTTCAAGCTTTAACAAGTGATGTGATATCAAGAACCGCATTTGGAAGTAATTATGAAGAAGGTCTTCAGATATTTGAACTCATAAGAGAACAAAGTGTACTTGTACAGGAGGCAGTGATGTCAGTTTACATTCCTGGATCTAG GTTTTTACCAACAAAGAGGAACAGAAGGATGAATTCTATAGACAGAAAAGTAAAACATTCTATAAGAGGTATCATAAACAACAAGCTCAAGGCAATGGAGGCTGGAGAAGGTAACAATAGTGATTTGTTAGGAATAATGCTTGAATCTAATATCAGAGAGGTTAATGAACACCAAAACAAGAATCATGGAATGACTATTGATGAAGTTATTGAAGAGTGTAAGCTTTTTTACTTTGCTGGACAAGAGACAACATCGGGCTTGCTTGTATGGACGATGATTTTATTAAGTAAGCATCAAGAATGGCAGTCGCGTGCTAGGGAAGAGGTTCTGAATGTTCTTGGGGACAAAAATGTGGATTTAGAACGGCTAAATCACCTAAAAGTT ATAAGTATGATTTTCTATGAAGTATTGAGGCTATATCCACCAATCGTTGGGCTATTTCGTAGAGTTGACAAAGACATCACACTAGGAGGATTTTCACTACCATCTGGAACACATATTGAATTACCCATCATGAATATTCACTACGATGAGAAAATGTGGGGTACTGATGCCAAGAAATTTAATCCCGATAGATTTTCTGAAGGAATATCAAAGGCAACAAAAAACCAAGTCATTTACTTTCCCTTTGGTTGGGGACCTCGAATATGTGTTGGACAAAACTTTGCTTTGATTGAAGCTAAAATTGCCCTCGCCATGATCTTACAGAAGTTCTCTTTCGAACTTTCACCATCATATATCCATGCTCCTCATAAGCTTCTCACCCTTCAACCCCAGTATGGTGCGCATTTGATTATACATAAACTCTAG